One window of the Populus nigra chromosome 4, ddPopNigr1.1, whole genome shotgun sequence genome contains the following:
- the LOC133691925 gene encoding cytochrome P450 83B1-like, which translates to MELLIFVILFLSIIFLFLLKKNKISKRARFPPGPNGLPLIGNLHQLDSSNLQTHLWKLSQKYGPLMSLKLGFKRTLVVSSAKMAEEVLKTHDLEFCSRPLLTGQQKFSYNGLDVAFSPYGAYWREMKKICVVHLLNSTRVQSFRTNREDEVSHMNEKISKAALASKPFNLTEAMLSLTSTAICRTAFGKRYEDGGIEGSRFLALLNETEALFAMFFLSDYFPYMGWVDRLTGRAHRLEKNFREFDVFYQQIIDEHLDPERPKPDHEDILDVLLQIYKDRTFKVQLTLDHIKAILMNIFVGGTDTAAAAVIWAMSLLMKNPEAMIKAQEEVRKVIGDKGFVYEDDVQQLPYLKAVVKETMRLQPTAPLLVPRETTTECTVGGYEIPAKTLVYVNAWAIGRDTEVWENPYVFIPDRFLGSSIDLKGQDFELIPFGAGRRICPGIYMGIATVELSLSNLLYKFDWEMPGGMKREDIDVVHTQPGLAMHTRDALCLVPKAYAVMGNDA; encoded by the exons ATGGAATTACTCATATTCGTAATTCTCTTCCTCTCCatcattttcttgtttcttctcaagaaaaacaaaatctctaaAAGAGCTCGTTTCCCTCCTGGCCCCAACGGTCTTCCCTTGATAGGTAACTTGCACCAGCTTGATAGCTCAAACCTTCAAACGCATTTATGGAAACTATCTCAAAAATATGGCCCCCTCATGTCCTTAAAGCTAGGTTTCAAGCGAACCCTCGTGGTCTCTTCAGCCAAAATGGCTGAAGAGGTACTGAAAACCCATGATCTTGAATTTTGTAGCAGGCCGCTCTTGACTGGCCAGCAAAAATTTTCCTACAATGGTTTAGACGTGGCCTTTTCACCATATGGTGCTTATTGGAgggagatgaaaaaaatatgtgtcgTTCATCTCCTCAACTCGACACGAGTGCAAAGTTTTCGTACCAACAGAGAAGATGAGGTATCGcatatgaatgaaaaaatttCCAAAGCAGCTCTTGCTTCTAAACCCTTCAACTTGACTGAAGCAATGCTGTCTCTTACAAGCACAGCCATATGCAGAACTGCCTTCGGAAAAAGGTACGAGGATGGAGGAATTGAAGGAAGTAGGTTCCTTGCGTTGCTTAATGAAACCGAAGCCCTTTTTgcgatgttttttctttctgattattttccatacatgGGATGGGTTGATAGACTCACGGGACGCGCCCATcgtcttgaaaaaaatttcagagAGTTTGATGTTTTCTACCAACAAATTATTGATGAACATCTTGATCCAGAGCGACCAAAGCCCGACCATGAGGACATACTTGACGTTTTGCTTCAAATATACAAGGATCGCACTTTTAAAGTTCAACTAACGCTTGATCACATCAAAGCAATTCTAATG AACATATTTGTTGGTGGGACTGAtacagctgctgctgctgtgatCTGGGCCATGAGCCTTCTAATGAAAAACCCTGAAGCTATGATAAAAGCTCAAGAAGAAGTTCGGAAGGTGATTGGAGATAAAGGTTTTGTGTACGAAGATGATGTTCAACAATTGCCTTACCTTAAAGCTGTGGTTAAAGAGACCATGAGATTGCAACCAACAGCACCACTACTAGTCCCAAGAGAAACAACTACGGAGTGTACCGTAGGTGGGTACGAAATACCAGCCAAGACCTTAGTTTACGTCAATGCGTGGGCTATTGGAAGGGACACAGAAGTTTGGGAGAACCCGTATGTGTTCATTCCTGATAGGTTCTTGGGCAGTTCTATTGATTTGAAAGGACAAGATTTTGAGCTGATACCATTTGGTGCGGGTCGAAGAATTTGTCCTGGTATATATATGGGAATTGCCACCGTGGAGCTTTCACTTTCTAATCTTCTCTACAAATTCGACTGGGAAATGCCTGGTGGGATGAAGAGGGAAGACATAGACGTCGTTCATACGCAACCAGGTCTTGCTATGCATACGAGGGACGCTCTCTGCCTCGTGCCTAAGGCCTATGCTGTGATGGGCAATGATGCGTAA
- the LOC133691867 gene encoding cytochrome P450 83B1-like, with protein sequence MALLIFVILFLSIIFLFLLKKNKISKRARFPPGPNGLPLIGNLHQLDSSNLQTHLWKLSQKYGPLMSLKLGFKRTLVVSSAKMAEEVLKTHDLEFCSRPLLTGLQKISYNGLDLAFSPYGAYWREMKKICVVHLLNSTRVQSFRTNREDEVSHMNEKISKAALASKPFNLTEAMLSLTSTAICRTAFGKRYENGGIEGSRFLALLNETEALAAMFYLSDYFPYMGWVDRLTGRAHRLEKNFREFDVFYQQIIDEHLDPERPKPDHEDILDVLLQIYKDRTFKVQLTLDHIKAILMNIFVGGTDTAAATVIWAMSLLMKNPEAMRKAQEEVRKVIGDKGFVYEDDVQQLPYLKAVVKETMRWQPTAPLLIPRETTTECTVGGYEIPAKTLVYVNAWAIGRDTEVWENPYVFIPDRFLGSSIDLKGQDFELIPFGAGRRICPGIYMGIATVELSLSNLLYKFDWEMPGGMKREDIDVVHTQPGLAMRTRDALCLVPKAYAVMGNDA encoded by the exons ATGGCATTACTCATATTCGTAATTCTCTTCCTCTCCatcattttcttgtttcttctcaagaaaaacaaaatctctaaAAGAGCTCGTTTCCCTCCTGGCCCCAACGGTCTTCCCTTGATAGGTAACTTGCACCAGCTTGATAGCTCAAACCTTCAAACGCATTTATGGAAACTATCTCAAAAATATGGCCCCCTCATGTCCTTAAAGCTAGGTTTCAAGCGAACCCTCGTGGTCTCTTCAGCCAAAATGGCTGAAGAGGTACTGAAAACCCATGATCTTGAATTTTGTAGCAGGCCGCTCTTGACTGGCCTGCAAAAAATTTCCTACAATGGTTTAGACTTGGCCTTTTCACCATATGGTGCTTATTGGAgggagatgaaaaaaatatgtgtcgTTCATCTACTCAACTCGACACGAGTGCAAAGTTTTCGTACCAACAGAGAAGATGAGGTATCGcatatgaatgaaaaaatttCCAAAGCAGCTCTTGCTTCTAAACCCTTCAACTTGACTGAAGCAATGCTGTCTCTTACAAGCACAGCCATATGCAGAACTGCCTTCGGAAAAAGATACGAGAATGGAGGAATTGAAGGAAGTAGGTTCCTTGCGTTGCTTAATGAAACCGAAGCCCTTGCTGCGATGTTTTATCTTTctgattattttccatacatgGGATGGGTTGATAGACTCACGGGACGCGCCCATcgtcttgaaaaaaatttcagagAGTTTGATGTTTTCTACCAACAAATTATTGATGAACATCTTGATCCAGAGCGACCGAAGCCAGACCATGAGGACATACTTGACGTTTTGCTTCAAATATACAAGGATCGCACTTTTAAAGTTCAACTAACGCTTGATCACATCAAAGCAATTCTAATG AACATATTTGTTGGTGGGACTGATACAGCTGCTGCTACTGTGATCTGGGCCATGAGCCTTCTAATGAAAAACCCTGAAGCAATGAGAAAAGCTCAAGAAGAAGTTCGAAAGGTGATTGGAGATAAAGGTTTTGTGTACGAAGATGATGTTCAACAATTGCCTTACCTTAAAGCTGTGGTTAAAGAGACCATGAGATGGCAACCAACAGCACCACTACTAATCCCAAGAGAAACAACTACGGAGTGTACCGTAGGTGGGTACGAAATACCAGCCAAGACCTTAGTTTACGTCAATGCGTGGGCTATTGGAAGGGACACAGAAGTTTGGGAGAACCCGTATGTGTTCATTCCTGATAGGTTCTTGGGCAGTTCTATTGATTTGAAAGGACAAGATTTTGAGCTGATACCATTTGGTGCGGGTCGAAGAATTTGTCCTGGTATATATATGGGAATTGCCACCGTGGAGCTTTCACTTTCTAATCTTCTCTACAAATTCGACTGGGAAATGCCTGGTGGGATGAAGAGGGAAGACATAGACGTCGTTCATACGCAACCCGGTCTTGCTATGCGTACGAGGGACGCCCTCTGCCTCGTGCCTAAGGCCTATGCTGTGATGGGCAATGATGCGTAA
- the LOC133691968 gene encoding cytochrome P450 83B1-like has product MALLIFVILFLSIIFLFLLKKNKISKRARFPPGPNGLPLIGNLHQLDSSNLQTHLWKLSQKYGPLMSLKLGFKRTLVVSSAKMAEEVLKTHDLEFCSRPLLTVQQKFSYNGLDLAFSPYGAYWREMKKICVVHLLNSTRVQSFRTNREDEVSHMIEKISKAALASKPFNLTEAMLSLTSTAICRTAFGKRYEDGGIQGSRFHALLNETQDLFTMFYLSDYFPYMGWVDRLAGLSHRLEKNFREFDVFYQEIIDEHLDPERPKPDHEDILDVLLQIYKDRTFKVQLTLDHIKAILMNIFVGGTDTAAATVIWAMSLLMKNPEAMRKAQEEVRKVIGDKGFVYEDDVQQLPYLKAVVEETMRLQPTAPLLIPRETTTECTVGGYEIPAKTLVYVNAWAIGRDTEVWENPYVFIPDRFLGSSIDLKGQDFELIPFGAGRRICPGIYMGIATVELSLSNLLYKFDWEMPGGMKREDIDVVHTQPGLAMRTRDALCLVPKAYAVMGNDA; this is encoded by the exons ATGGCATTACTCATATTCGTAATTCTCTTCCTCTCCatcattttcttgtttcttctcaagaaaaacaaaatctctaaAAGAGCTCGTTTCCCTCCTGGCCCCAACGGTCTTCCCTTGATAGGTAACTTGCACCAGCTTGATAGCTCAAACCTTCAAACGCATTTATGGAAACTATCTCAAAAATATGGCCCCCTCATGTCCTTAAAGCTAGGTTTCAAGCGAACCCTCGTGGTCTCTTCAGCCAAAATGGCTGAAGAGGTACTGAAAACCCATGATCTTGAATTTTGTAGCAGGCCTCTCTTGACTGTCCAGCAAAAATTTTCCTACAATGGTTTAGACTTGGCCTTTTCACCATATGGTGCTTATTGGAgggagatgaaaaaaatatgtgtcgTTCATCTCCTCAACTCGACACGAGTGCAAAGTTTTCGTACCAACAGAGAAGATGAGGTATCGcatatgattgaaaaaattTCCAAAGCAGCTCTTGCTTCTAAACCCTTCAACTTGACTGAAGCAATGCTGTCTCTTACAAGCACAGCCATATGCAGAACTGCCTTTGGAAAAAGGTACGAGGATGGAGGAATTCAAGGAAGCAGGTTCCATGCGTTGCTTAATGAAACTCAAGACCTGTTTACGATGTTTTATCTTTctgattattttccatacatgGGATGGGTTGATAGACTCGCGGGACTCTCCCATcgtcttgaaaaaaatttcagagAGTTTGATGTTTTCTACcaagaaatcattgatgaacaTCTTGATCCAGAGCGACCGAAGCCAGACCATGAGGACATACTTGACGTTTTGCTTCAAATATACAAGGATCGCACTTTTAAAGTTCAACTAACGCTTGATCACATCAAAGCAATTCTAATG AACATATTTGTTGGTGGGACTGATACAGCTGCTGCTACTGTGATCTGGGCCATGAGCCTTCTAATGAAAAACCCTGAAGCAATGAGAAAAGCTCAAGAAGAAGTTCGAAAGGTGATAGGAGATAAAGGTTTTGTGTACGAAGATGATGTTCAACAATTGCCTTACCTTAAAGCTGTGGTTGAAGAGACCATGAGATTGCAACCAACAGCACCACTACTAATCCCAAGAGAAACAACTACGGAG TGTACCGTAGGTGGGTACGAAATACCAGCCAAGACCTTAGTTTACGTCAATGCGTGGGCTATTGGAAGGGACACAGAAGTTTGGGAGAACCCGTATGTGTTCATTCCTGATAGGTTCTTGGGCAGTTCTATTGATTTGAAAGGACAAGATTTTGAGCTGATACCATTTGGTGCGGGTCGAAGAATTTGTCCTGGTATATATATGGGAATTGCCACCGTGGAGCTTTCACTTTCTAATCTTCTCTACAAATTCGACTGGGAAATGCCTGGTGGGATGAAGAGGGAAGACATAGACGTCGTTCATACGCAACCCGGTCTTGCTATGCGTACGAGGGACGCCCTCTGCCTCGTGCCTAAGGCCTATGCTGTGATGGGCAATGATGCGTAA